One part of the Gossypium raimondii isolate GPD5lz chromosome 1, ASM2569854v1, whole genome shotgun sequence genome encodes these proteins:
- the LOC128039817 gene encoding phytosulfokine receptor 1-like, with product MTQLRSLHLGSNKLYGSILHSLSPCKSLNISNLGHNNLDGQIPESFKNLNALTVLSLSRTNLKPQGTQHCLRRTAGIDPTMVAWLQRVTILGLVDEPSDRNHYLFYLDLSNNSFTGEIPKGLTQLQALIDIDNSLLGTSLGFPLFSTGIDGATFLYNNIISFLPTLDLSYNMSGTIWPSFGNLRRLHVLNLNKNRLRGSIPEPLLGMKNLETLDLSRNKLSGKYQNHLCSSVFCPSSVWHIMNFMGKSPWEAPVDESPSEAMTVFGPQFGFGVATGFVLTIIVCFMSGWILPRKTTFKYRCFTSKSSHHD from the exons ATGACCCAGCTCAGATCCCTTCACCTTGGGTCTAATAAGCTCTATGGTTCAATCCTCCATAGCCTTTCCCCTTGCAAGAGCTTGAACATATCCAACCTTGGCCACAACAACCTTGATGGTCAAATCCCTGAAAGTTTCAAGAATCTCAATGCCCTCACAGTGCTTTCACTCTCAAGGACCAACCTG aagCCTCAAGGTACTCAGCATTGCCTACGGCGAACTGCGGGGATCGATCCCACCATGGTTGCTTGGCTGCAACGGGTTACAATTCTTGGACTTGTTGACGAACCATCTGACCGGAACCATTACCTGTTTTACCTGGATTTGTCAAACAATTCATTCACAGGTGAGATACCAAAAGGGTTAACTCAACTACAGGCCCTCATCGACATTGACAATTCGTTGTTAGGGACTTCTTTAGGATTCCCTTTGTTCAGCACCGGTATTGACGGTGCAACTTTTCTTTACAATAACATCATAAGTTTCTTACCAACATTGGACCTGAGTTACAACATGAGTGGAACCATTTGGCCAAGTTTTGGCAACTTGAGAAGGCTTCATGTTCTAAACCTCAACAAGAATCGCTTGAGAGGCTCGATCCCAGAGCCTTTGTTGGGGATGAAAAACTTGGAAACCCTGGACTTATCTCGTAACAAATTATCTGGAAAGTACCAGAATCACTTGTGCAGCTCAGTTTTTTGTCCAAGTTCGGTATGGCATATAATGAACTTCATGGGGAAATCCCCATGGGAG GCTCCTGTTGATGAATCTCCAAGTGAAGCAATGACAGTATTTGGTCCACAATTCGGATTCGGTGTTGCTACTGGCTTTGTTCTCACCATTATCGTCTGCTTTATGTCTGGTTGGATCCTTCCAAGAAAGACAACATTCAAATATAGATGCTTTACAAGTAAATCCAGTCACCATGACTAG
- the LOC105773641 gene encoding phytolongin Phyl1.1: MGSIQNTVHYCCVSKANRTLYEYSRGDHEIENMAALCLERTMSFHKWYFETIGKWTFGFLFEDGCVYFAIANKAVENHGVLRFLQHMRDEFKTLARKGSRSSFSGMSSIGVEEQLVPVIQRLITSLEQVSHSDNDWKTKVPVSDYPSHSPSSSNKNAKLEAASSTKAPLLGKSSKQEKKNKDHIVAVRDIELEEHRKSTDRVKTDSTTLDPSNQNGASSSITLQKDLGSTRIRPGSQNMRKKWCRQVRIVLAIDVAICLVLLVIWLSICNGISCTR, translated from the coding sequence ATGGGATCAATTCAGAATACGGTTCATTATTGTTGTGTTTCGAAGGCTAACAGGACTCTATATGAATATAGTAGGGGAGATCATGAGATTGAAAATATGGCTGCCTTGTGTTTAGAAAGGACTATGTCATTCCACAAATGGTATTTCGAGACTATAGGTAAATGGACTTTCGGGTTTTTATTCGAAGACGGGTGTGTTTATTTCGCGATTGCCAATAAAGCTGTCGAAAACCATGGTGTGCTTCGGTTCCTACAGCACATGAGAGATGAATTTAAAACCCTTGCTAGGAAAGGTTCGAGAAGTAGTTTCTCAGGTATGAGTTCGATCGGTGTCGAAGAGCAACTAGTCCCAGTTATTCAGCGCTTGATAACTTCTTTAGAGCAAGTTTCGCATAGTGACAATGACTGGAAAACCAAGGTTCCAGTATCGGATTATCCAAGTCACTCCCCATCTTCAAGCAATAAAAATGCCAAACTTGAAGCTGCTAGTTCCACGAAAGCCCCTTTGTTGGGAAAATCAAGCAAgcaagagaagaaaaataaggaTCACATAGTTGCAGTGAGAGACATCGAGTTGGAAGAACATCGGAAATCAACAGATAGAGTAAAAACTGATTCAACCACATTAGATCCAAGTAACCAAAACGGAGCAAGTTCATCAATCACATTACAAAAGGACTTGGGTTCGACAAGGATCAGACCCGGATCTCAAAACATGCGTAAGAAATGGTGTCGCCAAGTGCGTATTGTTCTCGCCATTGATGTGGCTATTTGTTTAGTATTGTTAGTGATTTGGCTGTCAATTTGTAATGGCATATCATGCACCCGATAA
- the LOC105773609 gene encoding phytosulfokine receptor 1-like gives MDFQAAWNQCSWMEQQQLCFGLLHLDACNDSTSKRVMALELGQKNLYGTICDSIVGLNQLRILNLSHNQLHGSLPTELFCMEKLEILDISDNSSMGENLCKNSSSSNIEVLDMSMNFFGEVQQGLSNCTSLQYLMINGNNFRSLPRGIFQMMQNL, from the exons CAACTCTGTTTCGGATTGCTGCACTTGGACGCCTGCAACGATTCCACGAGCAAAAGGGTGATGGCTTTGGAACTAGGTCAAAAGAATCTTTATGGAACAATTTGTGATTCCATTGTAGGGTTAAACCAGTTGAGAATCCTGAACCTTTCTCATAACCAGCTTCACGGTTCACTTCCGACCGAGCttttttgcatggagaaactGGAAATCCTTGACATAAGCGACAACAG TTCCATGGGTGAAAATCTCTGCAAAAACTCATCATCATCCAATATCGAGGTTCTTGATATGTCAATGAACTTCTTTGGGGAAGTTCAACAAGGCCTGTCAAACTGTACTTCATTGCAGTATCTCATGATCAATGGCAACAATTTCAGGAGTTTACCAAGGGGTATCTTCCAAATGATGCAAAATCTTTAG
- the LOC105773624 gene encoding protein EIN6 ENHANCER, producing the protein MEAEVIKAELVLPTHMSFKRIQMYEKYPKGQSKVRWKQLKQILQAENCQNYSPDEPNYVNIESPPSMQPCKRICDITGFEAPYHDPRTNLRYANADVFKLVRSLPNEYVQRYLALRKAAVVLR; encoded by the exons ATGGAAGCAGAGGTGATAAAAGCAGAGTTGGTATTGCCAACGCATATGAGTTTCAAGAGGATTCAAATGTATGAGAAATACCCAAAGGGCCAATCGAAAGTGAGATGGAAACAGCTCAAGCAAATCCTTCAAGCTGAAAATTGCCAGAATTACTCTCCTGATGAACCCAATT ATGTTAATATCGAATCACCGCCTTCGATGCAACCGTGCAAAAGAATTTGTGATATAACGGGATTTGAG GCACCGTACCACGATCCGAGGACGAATCTCCGCTATGCAAATGCCGATGTTTTCAAGCTTGTGAGATCTCTTCCCAATGAGTATGTGCAAAGGTATCTAGCTCTAAGGAAAGCGGCAGTGGTTTTGAGGTGA
- the LOC105773632 gene encoding uncharacterized protein LOC105773632, translating to MDDGNTTEAERWLTIAAKLLASGDFHGTRTFAIRARESAPVLADQILAVTDTLLTAQSNPRDWYGILQLAPLTQSMEVVESQYMKLAILLNPVKNTLSFADQAFRFVSEAWNVLSNPSNKLIYDNELRFLQFGHVSQLGQQHYQQEQPQVQQPQPQTQTLFMQQPPPPKETQTLFMQTPLKKTQAQVTQSLFVRSPRDNNSDGNATLGGGEQLGLNNYSSESTWTRQINQTGLTQPSQINQTGSVGSSQISWPEPTRTSQINQPEAVGANQINQTELTRMDQINHSAAPAPAPAPTPTPTTPTKENSRVEPTGASQETNSAQASQATELEGSTFWTACPHCYSRFEYPKMYENCTLRCQTKDCRKAFHAVVIPSPPVQTEPTDVTRANQAIESEEPTFWTACPYCYTLCEYLKVYEDCTLRCQTKNCRRAFHAVVIPPPPMNGKDTYICSWGFFPIGLSRNGNFPNWSPISTMFACPDNKNAGKQMNTKKSSPKLFYDEQDVYVEISDSSMSSENEDDDDDWRNEKREKKVNNSKGKGSRGRYAKKPQSERVKQGGDDQVNADHGGNSSGASMVPDSVSTAESSRRKQMKRGTKVLGKLDLNVEFRNEAEEPVAGRSKGNDAGNEEEDNNEGNGFFEGLDEFFSSLPILSVVGDDKVKASE from the coding sequence ATGGACGACGGCAACACCACCGAGGCGGAGCGATGGCTAACTATAGCGGCGAAGCTACTCGCTTCCGGCGACTTTCACGGCACCAGGACTTTCGCGATCCGAGCTCGAGAATCGGCACCTGTCCTCGCCGACCAAATCTTAGCTGTCACCGACACTCTCTTAACCGCTCAATCTAACCCTCGTGACTGGTACGGTATCCTCCAACTCGCTCCTTTAACTCAATCCATGGAAGTCGTGGAGAGTCAGTATATGAAACTCGCGATTCTCTTGAACCCTGTGAAGAACACGTTGTCTTTTGCGGATCAAGCGTTTCGGTTCGTTTCTGAAGCTTGGAATGTGTTGTCGAATCCTTCTAATAAGCTCATTTACGATAATGAGTTGAGGTTTCTTCAGTTTGGTCATGTGAGTCAACTCGGTCAGCAACATTATCAACAAGAACAGCCACAAGTTCAGCAACCGCAACCGCAGACGCAGACGCTATTTATGCAGCAACCACCACCGCCAAAAGAAACGCAAACGCTATTTATGCAAACGCCGTTGAAAAAAACGCAAGCGCAAGTTACGCAATCACTGTTTGTGAGAAGCCCTAGAGATAATAACAGTGATGGAAATGCTACATTAGGAGGAGGGGAGCAGTTgggtttaaataattattcttcTGAGTCAACTTGGACGAGGCAGATTAATCAGACTGGTTTAACTCAGCCGAGTCAGATTAACCAGACGGGATCCGTTGGTTCGAGCCAAATTAGTTGGCCGGAGCCAACACGGACTAGCCAGATTAATCAACCTGAGGCTGTTGGGGCAAACCAGATTAATCAGACTGAGCTGACTCGGATGGATCAGATTAATCACTCAGCAGCTCCTGCTCCTGCTCCTGCTCCTACTCCTACTCCTACTACTCCTACTAAGGAGAATAGTCGGGTAGAGCCAACTGGTGCGAGTCAGGAAACCAATTCGGCTCAGGCTAGTCAAGCTACCGAGTTAGAGGGATCAACTTTCTGGACAGCTTGTCCGCACTGTTACTCTCGTTTTGAGTATCCGAAGATGTACGAGAATTGTACACTAAGGTGTCAGACTAAGGACTGCAGGAAAGCTTTCCATGCGGTTGTGATACCTTCTCCACCTGTTCAGACAGAGCCAACTGATGTGACTCGGGCTAATCAAGCTATTGAGTCAGAGGAACCAACATTCTGGACGGCTTGTCCGTACTGTTACACACTCTGTGAATACCTGAAGGTGTACGAGGACTGTACGCTAAGGTGTCAAACTAAGAACTGTAGGAGAGCTTTCCATGCAGTTGTGATACCACCGCCACCGATGAACGGAAAGGACACATATATCTGCTCCTGGGGTTTTTTCCCTATAGGATTATCTCGTAATGGTAATTTCCCAAATTGGTCACCTATTTCGACCATGTTTGCTTGCCCTGACAACAAGAATGCTGGAAAACAAATGAATACCAAAAAGTCTTCTCCAAAGCTGTTTTATGATGAACAAGATGTATATGTAGAGATCTCTGATTCGAGCATGAGTTCCGAGAatgaggatgatgatgatgattggCGAAATGAAAAGAGGGAGAAAAAGGTGAACAATTCTAAAGGGAAAGGATCTAGGGGGAGATATGCAAAGAAACCACAGAGTGAGAGAGTGAAGCAGGGGGGTGATGACCAAGTTAATGCGGATCATGGTGGGAATTCGAGTGGTGCGTCCATGGTGCCGGACAGTGTGTCAACTGCTGAATCAAGCAGAAGGAAGCAGATGAAAAGAGGAACGAAGGTTTTGGGGAAGTTGGATTTGAACGTAGAGTTTCGGAACGAGGCAGAAGAGCCGGTGGCAGGGAGGAGTAAGGGGAATGATGCTGGAAACGAGGAAGAGGATAACAATGAAGGGAACGGTTTTTTCGAGGGTCTAGATGAATTTTTCAGTAGTTTGCCTATACTCTCAGTTGTCGGGGATGATAAAGTTAAGGCTTCTGAGTGA
- the LOC105773651 gene encoding 14-3-3-like protein, with the protein MAATSPREENVYKAKLAEQAERYEEMVKFMETVVSSVVAPDELTVEERNLLSVAYKNVIGARRASWRIVSSIEQKEEGRGNADHVSIIREYRAKIEAELSEICAGILKLLEEKLVPAAGNGDSKVFYLKMKGDYHRYLAEFKTGDDRKAAAENTLSAYKSAQDIAVSELAPTHPIRLGLALNFSVFYYEILNSPDRACSLAKQAFDEAISELDTLGEDSYKDSTLIMQLLRDNLTLWTSDMQEDGTDEIKEASKPEDEKQQ; encoded by the exons ATGGCCGCTACTTCACCACGTGAGGAAAATGTCTACAAGGCGAAACTCGCCGAGCAAGCCGAGCGCTACGAGGAGATGGTTAAGTTCATGGAAACCGTCGTTTCCTCCGTCGTTGCTCCCGACGAACTCACCGTCGAGGAACGGAATCTCCTCTCCGTTGCCTACAAGAACGTGATCGGCGCCCGCCGTGCTTCCTGGAGGATTGTTTCTTCCATCGAGCAGAAAGAGGAAGGACGTGGCAACGCCGATCACGTCTCCATCATTCGTGAGTACAGGGCCAAGATCGAGGCTGAGTTGTCTGAGATTTGTGCCGGAATTTTGAAGCTTCTCGAAGAGAAGCTCGTTCCGGCTGCCGGGAACGGGGATTCCAAGGTCTTTTATCTGAAGATGAAGGGAGATTACCATAGGTACTTGGCTGAGTTCAAGACTGGTGATGACCGGAAAGCCGCTGCTGAGAATACGCTCTCTGCGTATAAATCTGCTCAG GACATTGCAGTTTCCGAGCTCGCTCCAACTCATCCTATTCGTTTGGGATTAGCTCTGAACTTTTCTGTCTTCTACTATGAGATCTTGAATTCTCCGGACCGCGCTTGCAGTCTTGCAAAACAG GCTTTTGACGAAGCCATCTCGGAGCTTGATACTCTCGGAGAGGATTCATACAAAGACAGCACTCTGATAATGCAACTTCTTCGTGATAACCTTACTTTGTGGACCTCGGATATGCAG gAGGATGGAACCGATGAAATCAAAGAAGCCTCCAAACCTGAGGATGAGAAACAACAGTAA